One window of the Haloarcula halobia genome contains the following:
- the mutS gene encoding DNA mismatch repair protein MutS, with product MTEATGIVGEFLTLKEGTDADLLAMQCGDFYEFFGEDAEVVADELDLKVSQKSSHGSSYPMAGVPVDDLTPYVAALVERGYRVAVADQHETTDGHAREITRVVTPGTHLETGDAAAQYLAAVVRHREGDIDTYGLAVADVTTGQFQVTQLDGATAGEVLSELYTFDPAEVLPGPDLRADDDFLESLRERTDAALTLHATESFAPGRARHRVRQQFGAETLESVGIDADDAAIAAAGAVLSYVEETGVGTLAAVTRLQAYGAREHVDLDATTQRNLELTETMQGDKSGSLFDTIDHTVTAAGRRRLREWIQRPRRDRGEIRRRQSSVAAFSRAAMAREAIRETLSDAYDLERLGARAISGSADARDLRAVQETLALLPAVASAVDETERLAESPVADALAGADREAAASLAAELDAALVEDPPGTVTQGSLFRRGYDDELDDLVEEHEAALEWLDTLPEREKSRTGITHLSVDRNKTDGYYIQVGKSETDAVPDEYEEIKTLKNSKRYTIPELDERERDVLRLEERRHDLEYELFEGLRDRVAERATLLQDVGRALAEVDALASLAVHAVENDWTRPEVLEGRELTIEAGRHPVVEQTTEFVPNDLAMDDQRQFLVVTGPNMSGKSTYMRQTALITLLAQVGSFVPARSARVGVVDGIYTRVGALDELAQGRSTFMVEMQELSNILHSATDESLVILDEVGRGTATFDGISIAWAATEYLHNEVRAKTLFATHYHELTTLADHLERVENVHVAADETDGDVTFLRTVRDGPTDRSYGIHVADLAGVPGPVVERSREVLDRLREEKAIEAKGSGGGGTTQAVFDLSSGTFGGATESPTSADGGSAQQDPTLEDRFGPGAEDVLRALSELDVNETPPVELLATVQAWQEDLADD from the coding sequence GCTGGCGATGCAGTGTGGCGACTTCTACGAGTTCTTCGGCGAGGACGCCGAGGTCGTCGCCGACGAACTCGATCTGAAGGTGAGCCAGAAGTCCTCCCACGGGTCCTCGTACCCGATGGCGGGCGTCCCCGTCGACGACCTCACGCCGTACGTCGCCGCGCTGGTCGAGCGGGGCTACCGCGTGGCCGTCGCCGACCAGCACGAGACTACCGACGGCCACGCTCGCGAGATAACCCGCGTGGTAACGCCCGGCACGCACCTGGAGACGGGCGACGCCGCCGCGCAGTACCTCGCGGCGGTCGTCCGCCACCGCGAGGGTGACATTGACACCTACGGACTGGCCGTCGCGGACGTGACGACCGGCCAGTTCCAGGTCACGCAACTCGACGGCGCCACCGCCGGCGAGGTGCTCTCGGAGCTGTACACGTTCGACCCCGCGGAGGTGCTCCCGGGGCCGGACCTGCGTGCCGACGACGACTTCCTCGAGAGCCTCCGCGAGCGGACCGACGCGGCGCTGACCCTGCACGCTACGGAGTCGTTCGCCCCCGGGCGAGCACGCCACCGGGTCCGCCAGCAGTTCGGCGCCGAGACGCTCGAGAGCGTCGGCATCGACGCCGACGACGCGGCTATCGCCGCCGCCGGGGCCGTCCTCTCGTACGTCGAGGAGACGGGCGTGGGGACGCTCGCGGCCGTCACGCGCCTGCAGGCCTACGGCGCCCGCGAGCACGTCGACCTGGACGCGACCACCCAGCGCAACCTCGAGCTCACCGAGACGATGCAGGGCGACAAGTCGGGGTCGCTGTTCGACACCATCGACCACACGGTGACCGCGGCCGGCCGGCGCCGCCTCCGGGAGTGGATTCAGCGGCCGCGGCGGGACCGCGGCGAGATTCGCCGCCGGCAGTCCTCGGTCGCCGCCTTCTCCCGGGCGGCGATGGCTCGCGAGGCCATCCGCGAGACCCTCTCTGACGCCTACGACCTGGAGCGACTGGGCGCCCGCGCCATCTCCGGGAGCGCCGACGCCCGCGACCTGCGGGCGGTCCAGGAGACGCTGGCGCTGCTGCCCGCGGTGGCCAGCGCCGTCGACGAGACCGAACGCCTCGCGGAGTCGCCGGTCGCCGACGCGCTCGCCGGCGCAGACCGCGAGGCCGCCGCCTCGCTCGCGGCGGAACTCGACGCGGCGCTCGTCGAGGACCCGCCCGGGACGGTCACGCAGGGCAGCCTCTTTCGCCGAGGCTACGACGACGAACTCGACGATCTAGTCGAGGAACACGAGGCCGCCCTGGAGTGGCTCGACACCCTCCCCGAGCGCGAGAAGTCGCGGACCGGCATCACGCACCTCTCGGTCGACCGGAACAAGACCGACGGCTACTACATCCAGGTCGGCAAGAGCGAGACCGACGCGGTCCCCGACGAGTACGAGGAGATCAAGACGCTGAAGAACTCGAAGCGCTACACCATCCCCGAACTCGACGAGCGCGAGCGGGACGTCCTCCGCCTGGAGGAACGGCGCCACGACCTCGAGTACGAGCTGTTCGAGGGGTTGCGCGACCGGGTCGCCGAGCGGGCGACGCTCTTACAGGACGTCGGCCGCGCGCTCGCCGAGGTGGACGCGCTGGCCTCGCTCGCGGTCCACGCCGTCGAGAACGACTGGACCCGCCCCGAGGTCCTCGAGGGGCGCGAACTCACCATCGAGGCGGGTCGTCACCCGGTCGTCGAACAGACCACCGAGTTCGTGCCCAACGACCTCGCGATGGACGACCAGCGCCAGTTCCTCGTCGTCACGGGGCCCAACATGAGCGGGAAGTCGACCTACATGCGCCAGACGGCGCTCATCACGCTGCTGGCGCAGGTCGGGAGTTTCGTCCCCGCGCGGTCGGCCCGCGTCGGCGTGGTCGACGGCATCTACACTCGCGTCGGCGCGCTGGACGAGCTCGCCCAGGGCCGCTCGACGTTCATGGTCGAGATGCAGGAACTCTCGAATATCCTCCACTCGGCGACCGACGAGTCGCTCGTCATCTTAGACGAGGTCGGCCGCGGGACCGCGACCTTCGACGGCATCTCCATCGCCTGGGCGGCCACCGAGTACCTGCACAACGAGGTGCGCGCGAAGACGCTCTTTGCCACGCACTACCACGAACTGACGACGCTGGCCGACCACCTCGAACGGGTCGAGAACGTCCACGTCGCGGCCGACGAGACGGACGGGGACGTCACCTTCCTCCGGACGGTCCGGGACGGCCCCACGGACCGCTCGTATGGCATCCACGTCGCGGACCTGGCGGGCGTCCCCGGGCCGGTCGTCGAGCGCTCCCGGGAGGTGCTGGACCGCCTCCGCGAGGAGAAGGCCATCGAAGCGAAGGGCAGCGGTGGCGGCGGGACCACGCAGGCCGTCTTCGACCTCTCCTCGGGGACGTTCGGCGGCGCCACGGAGTCGCCCACGAGCGCCGACGGCGGCTCGGCCCAGCAGGATCCGACGCTGGAAGACCGGTTCGGCCCCGGGGCCGAGGACGTCCTGCGGGCCCTCTCGGAGCTGGACGTCAACGAGACGCCGCCGGTCGAACTGCTGGCGACGGTCCAGGCCTGGCAGGAGGACCTAGCAGACGACTGA
- a CDS encoding class I SAM-dependent methyltransferase: MDPDDVRRAWDDVAETYAERRDPTGSDAALIDDLLAMLPASPTVLDVGCGDGARTLANLPPGTVGLDVSRRSLELATERVQAARLVQGEMTALPVADDSVDAVTAYHAVFHVSRKRHPAVYREFARVLRPGGLVLLSLPGGRFETVRRGWMGGSMFFSAPGRQATLDQLRDAGFDEVWTEVADDPLGTSTEFAFARLG; encoded by the coding sequence ATGGACCCGGACGACGTGCGGCGGGCGTGGGACGACGTCGCCGAGACGTACGCCGAGCGACGCGACCCGACCGGCTCGGACGCGGCGCTCATCGACGACCTACTGGCCATGCTCCCCGCCTCCCCGACGGTGCTCGACGTCGGGTGTGGGGACGGCGCGCGGACGCTGGCGAACCTCCCGCCCGGCACCGTCGGCCTGGATGTCTCCCGCCGGAGCCTCGAACTGGCCACCGAGCGGGTCCAGGCGGCCCGACTCGTCCAGGGCGAGATGACCGCCCTGCCGGTCGCCGACGACAGCGTCGACGCCGTCACCGCGTACCACGCCGTGTTCCACGTGTCTCGCAAGCGCCACCCCGCCGTCTACCGCGAGTTCGCCCGCGTGCTACGCCCGGGCGGCCTCGTCCTGCTGTCGCTCCCCGGCGGCCGGTTCGAGACCGTCCGGCGGGGCTGGATGGGCGGGTCGATGTTCTTCTCGGCACCCGGTCGGCAGGCCACCCTGGACCAGCTGCGCGACGCCGGGTTCGACGAGGTGTGGACCGAGGTGGCCGACGACCCGCTCGGGACCTCGACGGAGTTCGCCTTCGCGCGCCTGGGGTGA
- a CDS encoding HAD family hydrolase: MEKYDQLYHLYRTTDTETLRAYQEFVDLFPPLRSTVALDQWDAVRAELDERKAAIAEEFPTTGETYAELAARLTREEAFTALDLYSKYDRPVNVLVLDVDETLRSAGDTDNEIPRSTLHLLTEFHERGVPIVVVTGQTLENVKGFMIQGLGNEVVSSGDVSIVYETGNAVFTPGHGPDTKRLLYERLDPEIGSVFETVRGRVLSEAPDSIRRGCHLQGNEFNVTLKPNAEVGSEAAAAVIDAAVCHLCALVGEAVVEAVDEPVDDPAALARTYFASDPELARVFADAGASTDAELGGAPESVLAVFERIDLGYYEADAVELVSLELDKATGVQEAFDVLGIEDPFGIVMGDSKSDLRVMEWVAGADAGIAAAPEHASQAVLDHVRAHDDLVYEPGEASSILHVVYGLNLLADLDERRS; this comes from the coding sequence ATGGAGAAATACGACCAGCTCTATCACCTCTACCGGACGACCGACACCGAGACGCTGCGGGCCTACCAGGAGTTCGTGGACCTCTTTCCCCCGTTGCGGTCGACGGTCGCCCTCGACCAGTGGGACGCCGTGCGGGCTGAACTCGACGAGCGCAAGGCGGCCATCGCCGAGGAGTTCCCGACGACCGGAGAGACCTACGCCGAGCTCGCCGCGCGCCTGACCCGCGAGGAGGCGTTCACCGCGCTGGACCTCTACTCGAAGTACGACCGGCCGGTGAACGTCCTCGTGCTCGACGTCGACGAGACGCTGCGGTCGGCCGGCGACACGGACAACGAGATCCCCCGGAGCACGCTCCACCTCCTGACGGAGTTCCACGAGCGGGGCGTCCCCATCGTCGTCGTCACCGGCCAGACCTTAGAGAACGTCAAGGGGTTCATGATACAGGGTCTGGGCAACGAAGTCGTCTCCTCGGGGGACGTGAGCATCGTCTACGAGACGGGCAACGCCGTCTTCACGCCGGGCCACGGCCCCGACACGAAGCGGTTGCTCTACGAGCGCCTCGATCCCGAGATCGGCAGCGTCTTCGAGACGGTGCGCGGGCGGGTCCTCTCGGAGGCACCCGACTCGATTCGCCGCGGCTGTCACCTCCAGGGCAACGAGTTCAACGTCACGCTCAAGCCCAACGCCGAGGTAGGGAGCGAGGCCGCCGCGGCGGTCATCGACGCGGCGGTCTGTCACCTCTGTGCGCTCGTCGGCGAGGCAGTGGTCGAGGCAGTCGACGAGCCGGTCGACGACCCCGCGGCGCTCGCCCGGACGTACTTCGCGAGCGACCCGGAACTGGCCCGCGTGTTCGCCGACGCCGGCGCGTCGACCGACGCGGAGCTCGGCGGTGCCCCCGAGTCCGTGCTGGCGGTCTTCGAGCGTATCGACCTGGGCTACTACGAGGCCGACGCCGTCGAGCTGGTCAGTCTGGAACTGGACAAGGCAACCGGGGTCCAGGAAGCCTTCGACGTGCTGGGCATCGAGGACCCCTTCGGCATCGTGATGGGCGACAGCAAGAGCGACCTGCGCGTGATGGAGTGGGTGGCCGGGGCCGACGCCGGCATCGCCGCGGCCCCGGAACACGCCTCGCAGGCCGTCCTCGACCACGTCCGGGCCCACGACGACCTGGTCTACGAGCCTGGCGAGGCGAGTTCGATCCTCCACGTCGTCTACGGGTTGAACCTGCTCGCCGACCTCGACGAACGCCGGTCCTGA